One genomic window of Corynebacterium pseudotuberculosis includes the following:
- the malQ gene encoding 4-alpha-glucanotransferase, translated as MGYTELLRELAAAHAVSCSFTGFGGEVTEVSDDTLVKTLRALGVRFGNEPGDSPNDHMPLDAPMPSEEQIRAAIQKRRDEEDTRPLPRCVVATQGDPYVFNVHVHDGSPADITITLEDGSVAADVTQIENWTPPRTVDGITWGEASFQIPQDLPLGWHTITLTSDTLTASCFLIITPQQLSTARTFVENPATGVMAQLYSVRSNDSWGMGDFHDLGELAKVVADKADADYILVNPMHAAEPFPPVEDSPYLPTTRRFINPIYIRVEDIPEYLSLNDELQKEIEEISSEFKALNHSSDKIERNPIYDAKLQVLHAIFEAERDPAREQDFRDFVASEGDGLYDFALWCADQEIAHLTASSSHAAIPAPEEAAEFYMWLQWICDQQLGAAQSAAIDAGMSIGIIADLAVGIHPGGADAQSLADSLAPRASVGAPPDNYNQQGQDWSQPPWHPDRLAEAGYVPWRDLLRTVLRHAGGIRVDHILGLFRLFWIPRMQSPTTGAYVNYDHNALVGVLALEAERAGAVVIGEDLGTYEPWVQEFLAQRGIMGTSVLWFESSPTGGPRHQNEYRELALSSVTTHDLPPTAGLLAGEHIELRKELGILTVDPEQEHEQDIRWQNEILDEVKHTGAFSGATVPEAFQGLNREERGSADTLIPAIHKFLAGTPSALTCTSLVDLVGDRRAQNQPGTTSDMYPNWCIPLCDGNIQALTIEEIADLPLFQAVADASKRNKR; from the coding sequence GTGGGTTATACAGAATTGCTGCGCGAACTCGCAGCAGCACATGCAGTTTCTTGTTCATTTACCGGATTCGGCGGCGAAGTAACCGAAGTCAGCGACGATACGCTGGTTAAAACACTTCGTGCGTTGGGTGTTCGCTTTGGAAATGAACCCGGGGACAGTCCAAACGATCACATGCCGCTCGATGCTCCTATGCCGAGCGAGGAACAGATCCGTGCAGCTATTCAGAAGCGCCGCGATGAAGAAGACACGCGCCCGCTTCCCCGCTGCGTCGTCGCTACGCAAGGAGACCCTTACGTCTTCAACGTACATGTTCACGACGGCTCCCCCGCAGACATCACAATCACGCTTGAAGACGGCTCAGTCGCAGCAGACGTCACCCAAATTGAAAACTGGACACCACCGCGCACTGTCGACGGCATCACATGGGGCGAAGCCTCTTTCCAGATCCCACAGGATCTCCCCTTAGGCTGGCACACCATCACGCTGACCTCCGACACGCTCACTGCCAGCTGTTTCCTCATTATCACCCCGCAGCAGCTCTCCACCGCGCGCACGTTTGTGGAGAACCCAGCCACTGGAGTTATGGCTCAGCTCTATTCAGTGCGCAGCAATGACTCGTGGGGAATGGGAGACTTCCATGACCTCGGCGAGTTGGCCAAAGTTGTGGCCGACAAAGCTGACGCTGACTATATTTTGGTCAACCCGATGCATGCAGCCGAGCCCTTCCCGCCAGTCGAGGACTCCCCTTATCTCCCCACCACGCGACGCTTTATTAATCCCATCTACATCCGCGTGGAGGACATACCCGAGTACCTCAGCCTTAACGATGAGTTGCAAAAGGAAATCGAGGAGATTTCTTCTGAGTTTAAGGCTCTCAACCACTCCAGCGATAAAATTGAACGCAACCCGATCTATGACGCAAAGCTCCAAGTGCTTCATGCAATTTTTGAGGCCGAGCGCGATCCGGCACGTGAACAGGACTTCCGCGATTTTGTAGCCTCTGAAGGTGATGGCCTCTACGACTTCGCGTTGTGGTGTGCAGATCAAGAAATCGCTCACCTTACGGCATCCAGCTCCCATGCTGCTATCCCCGCTCCAGAGGAGGCCGCAGAATTCTACATGTGGCTTCAGTGGATCTGCGATCAGCAGCTGGGTGCAGCGCAATCAGCTGCTATCGACGCAGGCATGAGCATAGGAATCATCGCCGACCTCGCCGTGGGGATCCACCCTGGCGGTGCCGACGCCCAAAGCCTTGCCGACTCTCTAGCGCCACGCGCATCCGTCGGCGCCCCGCCTGATAATTACAATCAGCAAGGACAAGACTGGTCTCAGCCACCATGGCATCCCGACCGTCTTGCTGAAGCCGGCTACGTGCCATGGCGCGATCTGCTTCGCACCGTCCTGCGTCATGCCGGAGGTATTCGAGTAGACCATATCCTAGGGCTTTTCCGTCTCTTCTGGATCCCCCGCATGCAATCCCCCACCACCGGGGCTTATGTCAACTACGACCACAATGCTCTGGTCGGCGTTCTCGCGCTTGAAGCAGAGCGTGCTGGCGCAGTAGTGATAGGTGAGGACTTAGGCACATACGAGCCATGGGTTCAGGAGTTCCTTGCACAACGCGGAATCATGGGCACATCGGTGCTTTGGTTTGAGAGTTCCCCCACGGGTGGGCCGCGGCACCAAAACGAATACCGCGAGCTCGCGCTATCCTCCGTGACCACGCACGATCTTCCTCCTACCGCGGGACTTCTTGCTGGCGAGCACATCGAGTTGCGTAAAGAGCTCGGTATTCTTACCGTCGATCCTGAGCAAGAGCATGAACAAGATATTCGTTGGCAAAACGAGATTCTCGACGAAGTCAAGCACACCGGTGCCTTCTCCGGGGCCACAGTGCCAGAGGCTTTCCAAGGGCTCAATAGGGAAGAACGAGGAAGCGCAGACACCCTTATACCGGCTATCCACAAGTTCCTAGCCGGCACCCCCTCTGCTCTCACTTGTACCTCGCTGGTGGATCTTGTCGGCGACCGCCGGGCCCAGAACCAGCCCGGCACAACCTCCGATATGTATCCCAACTGGTGCATCCCCCTTTGCGATGGCAACATCCAAGCCCTGACCATCGAGGAAATCGCCGATCTCCCCTTGTTCCAAGCGGTAGCGGACGCGTCAAAGCGGAACAAGCGCTAG
- a CDS encoding AMP-dependent synthetase/ligase — MVQESTTEAIYEVGENETCLTALLDTAKARPFGVMYTRPKNYEWINVTSKEFVEEVYEVAKGLINAGVQQGDRVALLSETRYEWSLLDFAIWAAGAVSVPIYGSSSISQIEWIIEDSGAVFAITETREHTELMKNLVLGADGKPVLSGSPSQLRRILEINSSAVTTLKFEGRSVEDSEVNERIANTKGTDLASLVYTSGTTGRPKGCRLTHSNWLSQVRALLTNDIGAIAVPGSRVLTFLPLAHVLARAVSLAVAIGGATQSHWSDFSTIAVEFQRARPNLILGVPRVFEKVRNGAVANAQADGPLKAAIFRQAELTAQEYSRALDTAEGPSRALTLKHKTFDKLVYSKIRAAMGNAVKYCISGGSAMSPELMHFFRGIGVPIYEGYGLTETTAAAAVDFTDQKIGTVGPPVGGASIRINDDGEILVKGSIVFDGYWKNDEATESSMENGWFNTGDLGEILDSGHLIITGRKKDLIVTAGGKNVSPGPLEDKLRSHPLISQAMVVGDGKPFIGLLVTLDDDALKRWKLNRNVPEGRSIRELAQDPVLRAEIQDAINDANSTVSHAEAIKKFYILDRDLTEEDNELTPTMKVKRNVVARRYSDEIDALYTKR; from the coding sequence GTGGTTCAAGAGTCAACCACCGAGGCCATATACGAGGTAGGCGAAAATGAAACCTGCCTAACTGCGTTGCTGGATACGGCTAAAGCGCGTCCTTTTGGAGTGATGTACACCCGACCGAAAAACTACGAGTGGATAAACGTCACTTCTAAAGAGTTTGTGGAAGAGGTCTACGAAGTTGCTAAGGGCCTCATCAACGCAGGTGTGCAGCAAGGGGATCGGGTAGCTTTGCTATCAGAGACCCGCTATGAGTGGTCTCTGTTGGACTTTGCCATTTGGGCTGCTGGGGCTGTGTCAGTTCCGATCTACGGGTCTTCGTCGATTAGCCAAATTGAGTGGATCATTGAAGACTCTGGGGCGGTTTTTGCCATCACCGAGACCCGTGAGCACACAGAGTTGATGAAGAACCTGGTCCTGGGTGCGGACGGAAAACCAGTGTTGAGTGGCTCGCCGTCGCAGCTGCGGAGAATCCTGGAGATTAATTCATCAGCCGTGACAACGCTCAAGTTTGAGGGACGTTCCGTTGAGGATTCCGAGGTGAACGAGCGTATTGCTAACACCAAGGGGACAGACCTTGCATCGCTGGTGTATACGTCTGGAACTACTGGTCGCCCCAAGGGCTGCCGACTCACCCATTCCAACTGGCTATCGCAGGTGCGAGCGCTTTTGACTAATGACATCGGTGCTATCGCCGTTCCCGGTTCGCGCGTTTTGACCTTCCTGCCGCTAGCTCACGTTTTGGCTCGAGCAGTTTCTTTGGCTGTGGCCATTGGCGGAGCCACGCAGTCTCACTGGTCCGATTTTTCCACCATCGCAGTGGAGTTCCAGCGCGCCCGACCAAACCTGATCTTGGGAGTGCCGCGCGTCTTTGAAAAAGTCCGTAACGGCGCAGTGGCTAATGCCCAGGCCGACGGCCCGCTCAAAGCCGCCATCTTCCGCCAAGCAGAGTTGACCGCTCAAGAGTACTCACGAGCACTGGATACCGCAGAGGGGCCAAGCCGAGCGCTCACCCTTAAACATAAGACCTTTGACAAGTTGGTTTATTCGAAGATTCGCGCAGCGATGGGAAATGCAGTGAAGTATTGCATTTCTGGTGGTTCTGCGATGAGTCCAGAATTGATGCACTTCTTCCGCGGCATTGGCGTGCCGATTTATGAAGGCTACGGGCTGACCGAAACCACCGCTGCAGCGGCCGTGGACTTTACTGATCAGAAAATCGGTACGGTTGGGCCACCCGTGGGGGGCGCGTCGATACGCATCAATGATGACGGCGAAATCTTGGTGAAAGGCTCGATCGTTTTCGACGGCTACTGGAAGAACGATGAAGCCACCGAATCCTCCATGGAAAATGGCTGGTTTAACACTGGCGATCTCGGTGAAATCCTCGATTCTGGCCACCTCATCATCACCGGGCGTAAGAAGGATTTGATCGTTACCGCGGGCGGAAAGAACGTCTCGCCGGGTCCGCTTGAGGATAAGTTACGTTCGCATCCGCTGATCAGCCAGGCGATGGTGGTTGGCGATGGAAAGCCGTTTATCGGTTTGCTGGTAACGCTTGACGACGACGCCCTGAAACGGTGGAAGCTCAATCGAAACGTTCCAGAAGGTCGCTCGATCCGGGAACTGGCACAAGACCCGGTTCTCAGAGCCGAGATCCAGGACGCGATAAATGATGCCAATTCCACGGTTTCCCACGCGGAAGCAATTAAGAAGTTCTATATCTTGGACCGCGACCTTACTGAGGAAGACAACGAGCTCACCCCCACTATGAAGGTGAAGCGAAATGTGGTGGCGCGTCGATACTCCGACGAAATCGATGCGCTTTACACCAAGCGCTAG